The window ATGAACCAATACCAGATCTTCCTCAACGAGGGAGTGTCGGCGGAACAGTTTGCGATTGATACCTTGGATTCGATCCCGAGTCGAAGTCTGATCAAGAACGACAACTACCACTACCAGCTTTGTCTGCTCCACAAATACACCAAGCAGAGTTGTCCACTTTACCTCAAGCCGGATGGGTTCGCTGCGTTGAAGAAGCAGGCTTTGCAAGACGGGCTTGACTCGTTCCGTCTGCATaccgactcgatcgtcaACGTTCTTCGTGGCTTTGAAGACGGTGCGTTGACAAGGGCGATCACGATGGACCATATGGACTGGTTCGACCCTGTCCCTGCTTCGCGACCCGCCCCGACGATCAAGCAAGCACGACGCGACTCGGACAAGTCTGTCTCGGACTTGGACCGCGAAATCTGCGAACTCTCGCGTGTGATTCGCAAGGGCGGCGCCGTCTTCTATCGGAGCGCCGCCAAAAAGCCATGGTACAACCACCGATTCGAAAAAATGGGCTTCAGCGTACAACCCGTTCACATTCGTGAGACTGCGAAACCAATCGACAACGTCAACATGTATGCTAGCTTCTACAAGGCCACCCGCCTGTAATCGCTTGATCCACCCTTATGCTTGCCATCCATCACCCAATCCATCTTGTCCCACCTCAACATGCGCGTGTGACGCTTCGTTTGCCCCTTGCGTAGTCTGAGTAACAAGCCGAGTCCCCACTTGGCCGCTTGCCTCACTCACACTCTATTGTCTACAGAGAGAGCCATGTCAACTTCATCAGACGAGTCCACACATGACAACGAGCCGAGCAGGTCGCGGTTTCGTGTTCGTGTTCGTGTTCATGTTTGTGTTTGCTCATCAAGACGTGCATGCTGTTGCTCAACGAGGCGTGAGGATTGGCATTCTTAACAACAGTGAGGGTTGCATACGGCCATTTGGCATGTGTGATcatcgaggaagaagacTTGGCATGTCTCGGTCGGCACGATGCGTTTGGCTGGAGTCAGAGTGAGGTTCTAGCATGGCGTGTTCTGTATGGTCTTGAAAGTCGAGGATGAACGGTGAAGGCGTCTCGGAATCGGGGTGTGACTTGTTGGAATCCGAAGCATCTGTATATGCTGGTTCGGTAGTTGTGCGCTGGGCTGAATCAGTGCCGGAGTTCGAACGAGCATCTTGGGACTGACGCTCACTCTCGATTGTCTCGAGCACCTTTGCTGTCTCGTTCCAAACGATCCAACCTGTCGCTGCACCTACCGCTGATCCCACACCGATGTATATGACATTCAGTGCCTTTGCCCACGCATCCAGCTGTGCCCTCTGATCTCGATCCATGAGCTGAAACATTCGGGTCCCCAGCCAGacgtgcagcagcaattTGGGCGTGATAAGCGCAGTAGCCACAAAAAACTGCGCCAATGAAAccgcatcgacgaggctcGCAAAGAACAGGTTCGAGTAGGCAAACGGAAACGGACAGAACCGAATCAGGATAGCCATGACCAAGCCCTTTCTGCGCACGGCGGTGGAGAGAGCGGTGTACTTTGGATCGTTGAGAGTGTTGCTTATCCAGTCGACGCGTTTAGAATGATGAATGATCAAGAAGCGAAGCACGCTGAACGAGACGGTGGCGCCGACGAGACACGCCAACGAAGCCAGTAACCAGGCCTGCAAGAGGTTGCCATTAAGTTGAGCGTGTTGCGCTGTGGCTTGCGCATGTACGCCCCAGCCAAGACCGAACAGCGTGATCGACGTACCATAGCCAATGAGTGGCGGAAAGCTGACGATCACCACGATACCGATTAGGAGCACAGCACCGTACGACTGCGATGCGAACCAGATGGCCAGTTTTGCGGTTGCATCAAACATGGCTTCTGGCCCGATGTAGATCACCACACCGAGAATCAACGCTTTGATGCCGACGGCAACGTAGATCATGTAGCGCTGTTCCGGTGGCAGTGCGAGAAAGCCACGGTACGCCGTGTCGAGGTAGGAGCGCATTCTGACGCAGGCGCATGCAAGCTGTGACGAAcgcgagatcgagcgcgTGGATGCGTGCGTATCGTGCCGCAACGGCGCGTACCTCGATCGGTACGGATGTGAGCTGCGCATGATCGCCAGACCGACTCTACTCCAGCTTGGATCAGCTGGGGCAACTTGGATCGTGTCAACAGCCGTGCCGGATAGGGAGACGGATCAATAAAAGAAAGCAAGCCAGCAAGTGAGCCTTTGGTCTAGTCGctatgaatcacgaagaCAGCAAAGTCCATATACCGATCGACAGCAACCAtcaatcgtggatcgtgaatcgtgaatcgtgaatcgtgaatcgtggatcgtgaatggcacATCCAAATCAAGCACCAGGATGTGGGTTTAGCTTAACGAGGGCGTACATCTCAGCTgcagcgagtcgtgagtcgtcaGTGATGGTTTTCCGGTTTAGTGAAGCCGGcgcgcttcacgcttggaccctgaatcacgagtcgttTATCTCAACATGCGCAATCTAAATGCCGATCTGACATGGCCGCACCGTCTCTACgctccactcgtgactcgtgacttacGACTCACGGTGCtcgtgcagctgcttggttGCTGTTTTATGGTGGAGGAGCGGGTGTGGATTTCGCGTCGACCAATCGggaattcacgattcacgattcgtgattcccaACGTGAAAGTTGGTCGCGCGTTGAAATGATacgagaccaacaccagACAAGGCACGGGGTTGCTTGGTTCCAcgtcgcacgtcgcacgtcgcacgTCGTACGTCCCTCGTCTCTCTTTCTCGCACCTCCATTCGAGTGAGCAAAGCGCATGTCGACATTGATagcatcgtcgtctgtCGTGCCGGGCAGTGTCGCGTGTACGAGTTTGTGCGTGTCCTCCTACACACGCGGATGTAGCGCCACGGACTTGGATCTGGCCACGagctcgctctcgtctACGTGTGTGACGATTGTTCCTCTTACCTCGGTGGACCGTGTGCGACTGCTCTCTGGAATCTACGGCCCGTTTCGACCACCCAAGCCGAGCGTTGTGCCGCTATGGGTGGCGATTCACCTCAAGAAACGCAAAAAAGCGGTTATCGTCAGCCCGCTCTGGCTCAccatcgactcgctcacCGATACACTCAAGTACGAAACGACACAAGCCAACTTCTCCCCCCTACCACCCTACTGGATCGGCATCTCGCACTTGCTACTCACCCACGCCGCTGACGATCTCCCCCACTCAAACCGCATCCGATCGCTGCTCAAAGATATCCTCGATGCTCGTCAGAGCAAGATCATCTCAGGTGTATCCATGCTCAACTCGGTGCATTTACAAATGTCCAATATCTCAACACACGAAATCGCCCAACTCAGAGGCTTTTTCACTACCGCCTTTTCGCATCTCAAAGCCTTAAGAACCACCTCCGAGGTAGAAGCAGAGTCGAAACTCCAGTCGCAACTCGACGCTCGCAATACATGGCTGCTGCAACCCCCCCTCCCAGACTCGTTCCACCATCACCCCCTTCACCCTGCACATTCCATCTCCTCCTTCCCAAATCACATCCCCTCCACCACTCCTAACCCCATACATTCATCAGCTACCACCCCATCTCGCCTCCCCCGACAATCCAACTTGTCCGATTCACGCCACCACTCTGCCTCCATCCCCCACTCGGATTCTCCCACCTTGATTCACCCACCCAGGTTCGCAGTCGACGAAAACGACAACGACTAGTCCCACCCTCTTCCCGATCACCATGAATACAGTCTTGACTCCTACTATCCCTCCGTCTACCAGTGCATGCACGACCATGATATGGGTATGTTTCATTTCGCATGTCGCAAAAAGAGACTTGTTGATTAatacaatcgtgaatcacgaatctgtggATATGCCACACTTGAGAACCTAGCAGCGTGTCTGGATGGATTCTAGGCATCGCCCGGCTTGGCCTCGTCGCTGGAGCTGGCTTCGACCGAAGCATGTGCCAGCCGATGCATCGACTGACGCTTGATAATGCTTGCTGCGGATGACTGGCTTTCGAGCTTCATGCTGTCAAAGCAATCTGCATAGATCGAGTACGAGGTAAAGACGCTATCGCGGTACGTACTGCGTGTCTTGCGTGAACGTTGAGTAGCCACGCCGAGCGAACGAGCATTGTCGAATTCGGCCGCCTCGGCTTGCTCCTCGCTGGCATCGTCAAAACCAACTTGTCGCGTCTCGTCAGCTGTACccgccatctcgctcgaatcgtCCGCCCCACTTTGACAATCCTCCACTTGATCGTCAATCATCCTGCCCTTGTCTTCTTCCGAAAACACGATACGAGGTGCCGCATTCGTCAACTCCTCCTCCACATCACCTCCCGACAAAGCAAAGCGTGTCGCTCGAGCCGTCTCTACCTCTACCccttcttgcttgctctcCTTGTCCACGCTCGTACTCAAGCCTTGACCGCTGTCGAGCACTTTCGCCACATCGTCTGTCCCGCCAAGACCCGACAACCCATCTAGACCTACAATAGTTAAAGGACGAGTGAGGCCTCCTCGACGAGACCGCCCcccaagctcggcgatcGGCTCGTCTTgttcctcttgctcttgctcttgctcttgctcttgctcttgctctccgCTTGTCTGGCGCTGACCGTGTCCATCCGACATATCACCGGCATGCACAGCATCCGCCTTCGTACAAACCGCCAGTGAGTCtccgccaccaccatcgccatGCCAGTCCACAACAGCCGTACACGCCGTTCCATCTGTACCATGCACAGTCGCCCCCACATCGCTCTCCCCAACCGTAGTCGGCTGCTCGTCCAGCGCATCCATCTCATCCTGAAACTGATCTTCAGACACCACCCGTGACTCGACGTCTGCCTCCGTCTCTACCTCTACCTCTACCTCTAcctcagcctcagcctctggctctggctctggctctggctcaAAGAGCCATTCGTGCATCGTGACAATCGTCTTGACCACATTGGCAGCCTTTCCAAGATTGCCAAACCCAATCGCCACACTCGACGGGCCAGGAGGCGggttgagcagcgacgtTCCAAAAACGAGCGCCACATTGTGCGCAAGCATCTTGTTGACCTCGCCCTCCTCGACGACGCGTGCAAGATGCTCAGCTGTGCGGCGGAGGACGTCAAAATGATACTTGGGCATCTTCCAGATGATGTCGCGCATGGCGTACAAGCGGTCATCATTGTCCATGGCGTTGGTTGCGATCAAGTCATCATATGAGTCAAACGTGATGAGCGGCTCGGGCAAGTCGCGCAGCCACGCCTTGACCGCACCCGCAATGGTGTGAATGTCGCTAAATTCGCCCGTCGAGAGGTTCACCGATTCCGCTGGCTGTTGATCCCAGGCGCGGCGCAGGCTTTCAACCGCGCTCTTGGATCCCGAGATTCGATAGATGCCTTGCTCGCGTAGACctctcgcctcgatctcagCAAACATACGCTCGACCGCCGTAGGCACAGAGTGGCCCTCGCGCTCTACGAGCTCCCCCAACCGACGCCCGTAGAGCGGTGCACCTGTCTTGCTTCTCGCAGGGCTCGAGCCCTTGCGCGCGTCCGAGCCACTTCTGATAGTATACTCTTGCGAAGCTTTCTCGATATGCCCGATCCATTCGGCCAGCTCTACAGCGTTCTTTGTCTGCAACAGATACTTTGCGCCTTCCTGCGAAGTCAGGTGAAACACAAACGAACGCTGCGAATTGTTCCACACCGAGACGCGAGCGCCGCCAAGCCCTGCAACGATCGAAGGCTTTTGAAGCGGCGTCAGTCGCATCAGCTCGGAAATTGATTTGGCGCGCGAGTCTGGCTTGTCCAGCGTGATCAGTGGCCGAACAGCGCCCTTGAAGAGCGCAGTCATTCGACGCGCACGGATCGTTGTTTTATCGGGCGGCGGTGCCTGTGCTGCCACCGTCTTCTCCGCAGGTAGTGGCATTGGGCCAGACGTCGGCGAGACCGCAGCAGAGGCCGCGCCACgtgagctgctgcagggTATGCTCGAAACACGGCCAGATACTGATGGTCGCACAGCCAGCGCTTTGAGCATGTCCAAGGCTGCACGGTCGCGCCGAAGCTtctcctgctgctgctttgacACGCTAGTGAGCGCCTtgctggagctgctcgGACGCAACCTGGCGTCTGACCGAACGGGCGGCGCATTGCGTATCTCGTTGGCCGCATCTTCACGGAAGGCTCGGCGATCCCAGCTGACTCGAGTGAGGGCGACCTGCATCAGTCGCAGTCTTGCTCCGGCAAGATCTACAAGATCTGGAACGCTGCATGCAGGTCTCACCCGCATTGCACCATCGATCAGCGCCCACATGGTGCGACGCTTCTCAAAGTCGATCAACTCGATGCCACCCGGCAATGTCTGCACGCTCGGAGCCTTGGTGGCTGCTTCAGCCAGGCAGGCAAGGATCCAGCCAATGTCCGGCGTACCTGATAGCTCGGCAGCCGAGCGCATTGTTGCATCCACCTGCTTCGGCACAAGGTCGCTGAGGCCGTCACCTTTGGCTCCACGCGCCGCGGCAACACCTTGCCAAGCCCGCAAAAAGATGCGCGACTCGGATGAGCCAAGCGTGTTGACGATAGCAGCCTCGACGAAAGAGCCAATAGTCGGCTCACGGAATGGCAGAGAGGCATCGCTGGCCATGTTGCTGCCATGGCCGGACGGAGAGCCCATCGAGTTTGCAGTCTCATCGCTCCTCAGCCTCAGCATGCGCGCTCTGCAAATCCAAAGAGCGTCAAGAAGCTTGGAGAGTCGttcttgtcgtcgctcGAGACCGATCCCGGACTCGATAATGTGAATTGCGATCCAGCCTCGGAACAGACTTTGAGCTGCGAGGGCGTCACGAACGGCCGACGGAAGTTTCTGTTGCAAGCCCATGTCCTTTCCTACATCTTTGACCGCATCATCACTCGTCTTGAGCACATCGAGCATGGTGTAGACGTTGGTGACGGGCTTGTCTTCGTCGCTCGGGCTGTTGCCAGCTGCCTTTACGGTGAACCAAGCATCAGGatggcttgcttgcttctcAAAGATCTCGctggcgacgagcaagtcgcGGTCTACAATCTTATCAAAAAAGACCGTGGCAATCGACTCGAGATACTCGACCAACCCGGCGGCGCTAGCACGATcaaagtcaaagtcgaCCTGGTCCTGAACGCTGGTAACGTGCACGGGCATACTCGTAGCGTAGGTGCGTTCCTCCTGCCTCGCGTTAGCGCCCATGATCTTGGCGCCGAGCATGCCTCTGAGCTGGGCCAGGGCGTTGATCACCTTCTGCTGATCAGGGTCTTCGCCTGTGACTTGGATGCCAGGCTGGCGAAGAAAGCTCCACGTGTGCTGGTACAGgacatcgtcgtcgacaaaGTCCTGTGGGAAGCGGTCGATCCAGAGGCGTAAGGTGAGGATCACACCCATGCGGATGCGACAGACCATTTCCCAGTCGGTGGGTTCTGCCTGGCTACCTGCAGGAGTGAGCGGGATCCACGACGGGAACTGGCTCGAGGGACGAAACTCGTCGGCACTCGACAGCTCTTTGCTTGCGGTGACGGCGGTCGAAAatcgcttctgcagctgctcaaatAGCTCAGGCGGCGTACAAAGGCTTCGAAAAGTGGCCAAAAAGGTCGTGCGATACGCTTCCATGTCCATGACTAGCTTTGTCTTGCGCATGGGTGCGCTCTGCGGCTCGATGCCATCGTTGGCACCCGAAGAGGGTACTAGAGTGACGTGATGAACACCCATAACGAGCAAGTCGATCATGCGATCCAGGGTAGCTGCTTTTACGTTGACCTGCACGGGTACCACAATGTCGACAATCGAGCTGCGGTTGGAAGTGGGCAAGCTGGATCGTTTCGAGATCTGCGAGAGCGGTCGCGAATGACGCCCAAAATCTTGCGAGAATCGCTTGCTGGTCATGGGAGAGCTTGGGAGCGACAGATTGGACTCTTGCACGACGCGAAGCACCAATTCGTTGCCAATCTTGATGACATTCTGGTTCTGATCTTCCCAACTCGGAGTGGGAGCGTTCAAAGACCATTCCATGACGCCGCTAAACGCCATGTAGCGAGCAGACCGACCTGCAAGAGGAGGCGAAAAGGTTGAGTTTCGGAAGAGCGGCGACCCTGCAAGCGAGGGACGCGCGATCGAGCGGGAAGTGATGGTGGCTTGAGTGTCTTTTGGGACATTGGTCCGCTGATCGTCACGGCGCGAAAGTTCAGCCTGAATTTGAGCAGCGTTCAACAGAGACAGCAGGGGCAGCGGCTGCGGAAACAGAAGCGGAACCAGTGGTAAGCAAGGATTGGCGTTGAGAGGCAGCGAGTGTTTTTTGCGAGCATCGAGGTTGCCGAGAGCCTTAGGCTCGAGCTGAAAGGATCGCGCCATGTCGGACTCTCGCGTCGATGTCTGAGATGCATCTCGGAAGAGCAACTGTAGCGTCGCCTGGTATTCCGCCATCGGCTCGGCTTGCCCGGCGATACAGAGCTTGGTGTCTGCCGTActttgctgccaagctgcgcgcCACTCGTTTATCGAGCTCCACAAACAGTAGGCAGTTTCTGATCGGCccagcagcttgagccGGTCTATAACGTCAGGACTTGAGGCAGGGGCTTCGGAAAGACGTAGGGTACGGTAAAGAGCATTACCAAGGAAAGGAATCACTACTGCCCTTCGACCATCTTGCAAGGTGACGAACGGCTCGGCAATGTCGCCAACAAAGCGAGGTCGCACATCGATGGCCAAACCTTCGGTCCAGGATATACTCGACAGGATGGGAGCCCACTCCTCTGCCACGAGAATACGGTCGCCTTCAGCCAAGTATCGCCACGTCTGTTCTAGACGAGTGACGGCGCGAGAGCACAAGGCGGTGCTCACAGCCATCCAGCCTGCAACATCACCCATGGTGAGGAGGTAAGAGGCAATGGCAATCCAGTGGCGAAGAACAGAAGCGCGGTGTCGAGCGCCGGTCTGGGCCGCACTGGGTCCGTCGGTCTTGATTGAGCTTGTGTTGAGTAGATGCTTGAGCGCTAGCGTGGTGAGCGGATGAGGAGACAGCGAGTCAAAGCTCAGAGCGCTGACAAACTGATTGTGTGCCTTGCTTGCCTCGAGCAGTTGGCAGAAGGACAACTGAGGGCTGACTAGGCGACGTAGGGCATCGGCGTGGAAAAGTTGAATCTGCTGTGCGATCTCGAGCGgttccagctcgagcaaaagctcgtccgagatggtgagcgagctgcgcagcttTTGCAGATCGGAGCGGGTATCGTTCAGGTTTTTCTCGGCAACCACAGCAACCCAATCGGGCAGGTTGGCCGTGGTAACCGACTCTGTGTCGAGAACGGGCATTGTAGATGCGTGAGCTTGCTTCAAGAAttcgtcgctgtcgagctcCAACAAGCTTGCAAGACGTTGAAGGATGTCGACTCCGTCCTGAAGCAAACCGATACCAGCTTGCACGGAAATGTCGAGCAGTGTCGCGAGTCTCGACTTGAGCGCGGAGGAAAGCTCAGACGGGGCTTGCGATGGTGGAGC of the Mycosarcoma maydis chromosome 2, whole genome shotgun sequence genome contains:
- a CDS encoding DNA replication protein PSF2 (related to PSF2 - part of GINS, replication multiprotein complex), producing the protein MSTLIASSSVVPGSVACTSLCVSSYTRGCSATDLDLATSSLSSTCVTIVPLTSVDRVRLLSGIYGPFRPPKPSVVPLWVAIHLKKRKKAVIVSPLWLTIDSLTDTLKYETTQANFSPLPPYWIGISHLLLTHAADDLPHSNRIRSLLKDILDARQSKIISGVSMLNSVHLQMSNISTHEIAQLRGFFTTAFSHLKALRTTSEVEAESKLQSQLDARNTWLLQPPLPDSFHHHPLHPAHSISSFPNHIPSTTPNPIHSSATTPSRLPRQSNLSDSRHHSASIPHSDSPTLIHPPRFAVDENDND
- a CDS encoding uncharacterized protein (related to BEM2 - GTPase-activating protein), whose amino-acid sequence is MPLSSHHHHHHHQQQQQQQQPYYPQSNAHQHQQQHHVAIPPPPPPPPHHDKSQSQPIGRSQSAFNFLLNKAKAPFSSSTSSTHLNASTSLSSLSTHQEDPFEDTTNHIHYHRQLQQDHAFPDAPRLSAQNRRLPSSNFETGSRPIQQHQQHQQHQQHQQHRSESNTGSNPTRPGPLSRPSNSEEPNSAVASPTKRGFFGGIGRDRKASNASLKPLASQKPSFSYSPLSKAHRQEPSISSNYALFSKSQSDLHARPDLSSPSNPTVELPRLPAIYAQQQQQQHTPASADRNRFLRSPSPAMNFSRSVDDLNSSDQPISPLATSPAYDQSTSTHATHASSSSPATWGEHGVPGTPHDWRPSDMGTLASPTQQHPASFQRFKAGHHKLDSVAAHLPPSTNSVQTPPNNWNAMSPPKHSYMQSSAPQRNEAKHARKISKLTGKETGRGVVATTLAASLGLTNLGASSASPPPLSTHTTSEPASLPPGAVFQGFLSRNANISLTIEQLSSHDHAKGKDKEKDISKGWKPYRVVLQDGRLYFYKPPSNVSDEVKAIFPATLVRNVQPTPASSASLHSLNADVLIKGGLSKHDLLSATSSTTELTSPLTSPILRPRIPAVRQNSNKSEIALVIPPVTPSLDPLTATASAAVPRLWVKPGKHPDLVLTDALEEPQGWIEHIQSGSITALAHEFVRATQMPVSNQQISVMNATRSSALPLYDHVKSNISDNVMVEAFVVTVLTSVSTCRDPNLEASRQIFAFLSEVQTQAEELLSVAPPSQAPSELSSALKSRLATLLDISVQAGIGLLQDGVDILQRLASLLELDSDEFLKQAHASTMPVLDTESVTTANLPDWVAVVAEKNLNDTRSDLQKLRSSLTISDELLLELEPLEIAQQIQLFHADALRRLVSPQLSFCQLLEASKAHNQFVSALSFDSLSPHPLTTLALKHLLNTSSIKTDGPSAAQTGARHRASVLRHWIAIASYLLTMGDVAGWMAVSTALCSRAVTRLEQTWRYLAEGDRILVAEEWAPILSSISWTEGLAIDVRPRFVGDIAEPFVTLQDGRRAVVIPFLGNALYRTLRLSEAPASSPDVIDRLKLLGRSETAYCLWSSINEWRAAWQQSTADTKLCIAGQAEPMAEYQATLQLLFRDASQTSTRESDMARSFQLEPKALGNLDARKKHSLPLNANPCLPLVPLLFPQPLPLLSLLNAAQIQAELSRRDDQRTNVPKDTQATITSRSIARPSLAGSPLFRNSTFSPPLAGRSARYMAFSGVMEWSLNAPTPSWEDQNQNVIKIGNELVLRVVQESNLSLPSSPMTSKRFSQDFGRHSRPLSQISKRSSLPTSNRSSIVDIVVPVQVNVKAATLDRMIDLLVMGVHHVTLVPSSGANDGIEPQSAPMRKTKLVMDMEAYRTTFLATFRSLCTPPELFEQLQKRFSTAVTASKELSSADEFRPSSQFPSWIPLTPAGSQAEPTDWEMVCRIRMGVILTLRLWIDRFPQDFVDDDVLYQHTWSFLRQPGIQVTGEDPDQQKVINALAQLRGMLGAKIMGANARQEERTYATSMPVHVTSVQDQVDFDFDRASAAGLVEYLESIATVFFDKIVDRDLLVASEIFEKQASHPDAWFTVKAAGNSPSDEDKPVTNVYTMLDVLKTSDDAVKDVGKDMGLQQKLPSAVRDALAAQSLFRGWIAIHIIESGIGLERRQERLSKLLDALWICRARMLRLRSDETANSMGSPSGHGSNMASDASLPFREPTIGSFVEAAIVNTLGSSESRIFLRAWQGVAAARGAKGDGLSDLVPKQVDATMRSAAELSGTPDIGWILACLAEAATKAPSVQTLPGGIELIDFEKRRTMWALIDGAMRVRPACSVPDLVDLAGARLRLMQVALTRVSWDRRAFREDAANEIRNAPPVRSDARLRPSSSSKALTSVSKQQQEKLRRDRAALDMLKALAVRPSVSGRVSSIPCSSSRGAASAAVSPTSGPMPLPAEKTVAAQAPPPDKTTIRARRMTALFKGAVRPLITLDKPDSRAKSISELMRLTPLQKPSIVAGLGGARVSVWNNSQRSFVFHLTSQEGAKYLLQTKNAVELAEWIGHIEKASQEYTIRSGSDARKGSSPARSKTGAPLYGRRLGELVEREGHSVPTAVERMFAEIEARGLREQGIYRISGSKSAVESLRRAWDQQPAESVNLSTGEFSDIHTIAGAVKAWLRDLPEPLITFDSYDDLIATNAMDNDDRLYAMRDIIWKMPKYHFDVLRRTAEHLARVVEEGEVNKMLAHNVALVFGTSLLNPPPGPSSVAIGFGNLGKAANVVKTIVTMHEWLFEPEPEPEPEAEAEVEVEVEVETEADVESRVVSEDQFQDEMDALDEQPTTVGESDVGATVHGTDGTACTAVVDWHGDGGGGDSLAVCTKADAVHAGDMSDGHGQRQTSGEQEQEQEQEQEQEEQDEPIAELGGRSRRGGLTRPLTIVGLDGLSGLGGTDDVAKVLDSGQGLSTSVDKESKQEGVEVETARATRFALSGGDVEEELTNAAPRIVFSEEDKGRMIDDQVEDCQSGADDSSEMAGTADETRQVGFDDASEEQAEAAEFDNARSLGVATQRSRKTRSTYRDSVFTSYSIYADCFDSMKLESQSSAASIIKRQSMHRLAHASVEASSSDEAKPGDA